The sequence AAGAAAGACACATTTAAGAAAAGCGATGAGAGTATTAACCCAAAGACAAAGGAAAATAATCATCTATTATTATATAAAAAACAAAAGCATAAAAGAGATATCCCATATATTGAAGATATCCTACAGAACTGTGATTAACACCAAAACAACCGCATTGAAAAAACTGAGAAAGCAAATGGAAAATTAATATAAAGAAGTCGGAAAGATTTTATGCTCACACATAAAACCCTTCCGGCTGTATATACATATAAGCTAAAAAAGCATTAGTATATCAACTTACAAATAAATAAAACTTATGGACAATAAAGCATCCATTTTCGCACTCTGATATCATTTCACCATATCAAAATCTGGCAAACAAAACGTCCCTGTGCCTGCGGCAATATAAAGCCTGATACCGATAACGAAAAATTTTATCAGGTTGCCGGTTCTATATCTGGACTTCAGTCTCTTCCTTTGCTTAAAGTAAAAAGAATTGAAGAAATCGAATTAGAGAAAGAATAACAATTCAAATATAAAAAATAAAGAAAGGAGGAGCGAATTCAAATGGCAGAATCAAAAATTCAGATGAATTGCAAAACAAGCGGAAGCAAAAAACAAATAAAGTATCCCCATTTCTTCCCATATTCTCAAATATATTTCTCATTTTTCAATTCAATTAATTATCTTAATATTCCAACCAATGCCCTGTAATTTTTTCTGTGTCTTATCATCCACAAAATCAATTGGAATAGCTAAACAAAGGTTAGTGTAAAATTACAGTAGGGAAATAGAATATATTTCCATATATAGTTGAAAAGAAGATATCATCCTATTAAAATATAAGTTGAAACACCAATAAATTAAGAAAGGATGATATCTTCTATGTATAATAGTATACAACATTTTAATGAGTTTGGAGTAAAAAAAATTGAAAATGAGATAAAAAATTTCATGGAAGGGAATAAAAATATTGTTGGTTTAATACTTGCCTTACAAAAAATTTTATTTGAGCTTGGAAGAGATATTATAACAGAAGTATTGGAGAATATGGATGAATATCTACGTAACAGCGGAGTTAGAAAGAAAAAATGGGAAATAGTAAGAAAAGATAAAAATAGGATTTTAACAAGTTTTGGTATTGTAACATATGAAAGAACGTATTTTAAACCCAAAATGGGAGGAAAAAGGCATCATCTTGTTGATGATATGGTTGGAATAAAACCGCATGAAAAAATGAGTGAGGATGTAATAATAAATGCAGTCGATGAGGCAGCGGAAAGCAGCTATAGAAAAGCGGGAGAAAAAGCATCATATATGAATGAAATAAGTAAACAGGCCGTGATGGATAAAATACACAACCTTGATTTTACAACAACAGAAACTAAAAAATACAAGAAGAAGGATATAAAAACATTATATATAGAAGCGGATGAAGATCATGTGCATCTACAGCAAAAAGGAATTAACAAAAGCAAGTATAATATAGCAATGCCAAAGATCGTTTATGTACATGAAGGAATAGATGCAGAAAAAAGCAGTAAAAGCAGAAAGAGGTTAAAGAATGTAAAATATTTTGGAGGGATGTATGAAAATACGGAAAAATTATGGCTTGAAGCAGCAGATTATATAGACAAACAATACAACATGAATTATGTAGAGAAAATATATATATCGGGAGATGGAGCATCCTGGATACGCCAAGGAGTAAAGTGGATTGAAAAGAGTAAATTTGTGCTTGACGGATATCATCTGAAAAAGTGTATAATAACAGCAACCGCGCATCTAAATAATGAAATAATAAGACAGGAATTGAAAGATGCGGTTGACTGGCCGGACAGAGAAGAAGTAAAAAAAGTATTTAAAGAGATATTGAGCCTTACAGAAAATAAAACAAAGAAGGGAGCAGTAAAAAGAGCAGAACAATATATATTAAACAATTGGGACGGAATAGAGATAAGAGCAGAAGAAGGGATAGGAATAATAGGATGTAGTACGGAAGGACACGTAAGCCATATATTTTCAAGCCGTTTGAGCAGCAGACCAAAAGGATGGTCAAAAATAGGAGTCGGTAAAATGTCGAAGTTATTAATTTACAAAGGGAACGGAGGGAAAGTATATGATTTAGTAATGGCGCAAAAGATGAAAAGGGAAAAAGAAGAGAAAGAACAGATACAAGATGAATTAATAAAAGAAGCAAGAAGTATTGCGAACAGGTATAATGATACTTGGGACATTAGGCCGACAGCAATAGTGAGAGGAGAAAAGACAGGATTATATAACGAAATAAGAGCAATAATGGGTAGAATTTAAGTAAAGTAAAATAAGAGGTAAGAATAGTTGTAGCAAAAAATAAAAGTTATATAATAGAGTTATAAAGTTAGCATATTAGTTAGAAAACCATAGAGATAAAAGATTTGGCGTAGCGGGCCATTGATATGGAGTAGCCTGCATGGTAACCTGTAAAGGAGGGTGGTACGTTTATCTATGGGTTACCCCCTTTATGTACACAAACCATGCAGGCAGAGGCTCCATGTCAATAGCAAATCGGCAACGAAGTAATAAAAAATTTTATACCAAAAGAAATAAAAGGAGAACTTATTTTACAAACATAGGGAATAATTGTATAAAACAATTTATTTTTTAAAATATGGATGATATCTATATATTTTTTCCCTACAGTAACTTGACTCTATCTAAACAAAGCAATGCCCTAGCCCGGGTCATAGCTACATACTGACATCTTAACCGTTTTTGATTTTTTCCCACGGATTTAGGCGGTGTTGCACATAAAAACTTTAGTATAGCTTTCATATTATGTGTTTTCAAAAATGTTTCAAGAACAAGTGTAGCCAAATGAGTCCTTCCTTTTACAGAATGTATACTTCCAAATTCAATATCTACAATGCGTTGTGTTTCTTTATCAGTATAAATATAATGATTCGGGAGTACCTTCCCTATTTTCCCACCATCTTGAACCTCGTTATTCTCCTCATCTATCCATTTTATAAATTCTTCAATATCTTGAGATATTGTAATATCAAATAATTTCAGCATCTGTTTCATAACACCCAACATTGAATTCCATTTTGACTTAGAGATAGCATCACTTGTACCAGACAGTTCATAAACCATTTTTCTAAAATCTGTCTGACAATCATCAGGCAGAACTTTTAATAATGAAGCAAAAATATTGCCAGAAACTGGTACATAATTACATTTTTTCGCCTTGTTTATCAACCTTCTTAAACCTTTAGAAATCCATTCGACCTGCAAAGACCTTTCACCACTTCTTTGAAATTCAATTATTCCATATCTAAAATATTGAATCAAAAATTTATGTACCATGCTCTTACTAGCTTTTTCTGGTTCATATAATTCCCAATAATCATATATTCCTTTTGGAAATTGTTTCTCCGGAGTATCTTCTTTTTTACAATGAACCATGCCAACAACATGGCACCCTTCTTTTTGATACTCACTTATTTCCTTATCGGAAAAAGTATTTAAAATAAGTTGTCCAAATTCATCTATTACCTGTGGTGCTTTATCTTTTTGAAATAAAAATATTGTATGAGCAATCTTCCCTTCAGAAAAAACATTTTCTGTTCCATCCATTCGTTCTTTTGATAATGCTACCGTATTTGCCAATTTAGCAATTCGTGAATCAAACCTCATGCTTTCGTTTAAAACTAATGCTCCTTCTCTGGGAAAATGAGATGACTCATCATCGACATATAAATTATTATATATTGCTTGGTTGCTATCACCATATCCTTGTCTAATGCTACATATTCCATCTTTATTAAATGCTTTCTCTAATAAATCCCATTGAAAAGAATCTGTATCTTGAGCTTCATCAATAAAAAGAATGGGAAAGCGCTGCTGTATAGATGATGAAATTCCATCCAATTCTTCCAATGCTTGTTTTGCATACAAAAGCATTTCATCAAATGTAAAATATCCTTCTTTCTGGGTTTTTTCTATCACATCTAAAATTTTTGCCTTGGTCTCACCACCTTTATCCAAATCAATCTCTCCTATACACCCTTTATATGAACAAATACTTTCATTCTTACGTTGTCTTTTTAAATAATAACGAGTTTCATAGGAAAGCCTCATCCATCTTAGAAAATTCACATATTCTGTATTAATTAAGTCTATATTTAGTCCTTTTGAACGAATCCATGGCAGTGCAACATATGTGTCAAAAAAAGAGTGCAATGTTCCTATAAAATGAGGATATGATAATAATTTTCTACCAATCTCATTATTGCCTAATCTTTCCTCTATTTCTTCTCGGGCAACATTCGTGTGGGATAGAACACATATACCCAAATTATCATATGGCCACTTTTTTGCAAGTATAGCTAATTTTGCAACTAAAATTGTTGTTTTCCCACTACCTGGAAAGGCCTGTATATCTACAGAATACATATTTTTTATAATATTTACTCTTGTTGAATCAAAATGAACCTCATGTCCCAAAGTCTCCTCCACCCATTGGATATCTTCATCAGTAATTTCAATTTCCTTTAATCGATCAATTTCCACAATCTATCACCTCTTAGTTACATACTTTATCGCTTTCACAAGATACTGAGGTATTTTATCTTTTAACTCATCTGCTTTCCCCATGTATTTTCTTTCCAAATCATATGCTAACTGCTGTGCAAAATCAGCTTTTGAAGCCTTTTTTGATGTAAAAAAGCTGTAAAAGTGAGAGGCTTTTTCTTCTATTGTTTTACACGAATTCATTAACTCTATAAATTTTCTTTTATTTTCGTCCCTGTTAGATTTAACATAACTTACTTTCATTAACGCATCTATTAGTATATCTTTCATATCCTCATATTCTAATCCAATGTATGCCAAATCATATTCTAATGTCCAATGTCCCGCAATAAAAGTTCGTACTTTCTGCCCATCTGTTTTTTCTTTGATCTTTTTCAAATGCTCTTTAGCCTTTTCAAGAGTATAATCTGATTCTGCACGCCAAACCCTTTTTGATTTATTAGGCCATGTATTTTTATTCTCTGTATATTGTTCATTAATACATATCCTTGGAGCACAATCGGGCATTACATCTCTATCTGTAATACATGCCACATTTATGTCCAATTCTTTTTGTGACTCTTTGCGCTGGAATATTCTTGCATATCTCCTTAATCCTTTACTTCTGACATCCACTAATGATACTCCATAATCAGTAAAGCTACAATCTAATAATTTTGCTAATGTAGGCAGTAACAACATTTCTCCAGGACCTTCAACTATGACGACACTTCGAGCAAAGAATAAATTTGCTTTTGTTGCATCCAGATATTTTTCTAGAAAAACGTAATCATCACTCTCAAGCATTGTATAATCTTCCGCTAAAGAATATACATCTCCCGACTTTACAATCACAATATTATTTAATTTTACAGCAGAAGCTAATAAAGGTGAATGCGTTGTAATTATTATTTGTCTATTACTTTTCTCTGCTTCATTTTCTAAAGATTGTATCAATTTCAATTGCCTCTGAGCATGAATATGTGCTTCTGGTTCTTCAATCAGCAAAAAACAGGACTTATTATCTTTCTCTGCTTTTTTATGTAAAAGAAGTTCACATGCCATACTCAAGACATTGCTTGTTCCAAGTCCTACTTTTCCTTGCATGGAACATGCATCTTTATCTACTGCAAGATCTAATTTCTCTAATAAAGCTATTTCTTTTTGTAAATTATTAGAATTTGTATCTGTCACTTCTAACCTCGTTTTTATTGTATCTCTTTTTAACAACATTTGCTCACTAAGGATTGTTGTAATTTCCTTATTTATTGAATTCAATGCAGGATGATCGGCCAATAATTCATTTGATAAATTAGCAATGCCTACAAGCGAAAGGCTATGTAAGTCCTTTCCCTCCTCATATTTATCCTCTCCTTTATCAACCACAGAAGTATTTCTCATAATTTGGGACAGTCTTGAGTGCTTGCCTGATTGCATATCACTGTATGCATCCCTCAATGCTCTTAAATATGTCGTTCTCAGCAATTCCCTTGCCTCTGCCGATGGTGCTGCTCCAATACCTTTTTTTCCTGTAGAAATATTCGATATTGGTCGTAGTGGCTTAAAAGTTGTTAAATATTTGCATTTCCAATATAGATATAAGCAAGGTGTCTTTTTCTCTACATCCTCATAAGTAAGACACTCCAAAAAAGCTCCCATCTCACCTTCCGTTAAATCTTCAAATTTACATACAATTTCAATTTCGCGTGCAGTATCTTCGTTATAAAAATCGTCTGTTTCAATTCTGTGCCAGTTCAAATCTGTTGTACCAAAAACAATTTTTATTGCATCCATGATTGCCGATTTTCCAGAATCATTTTCTCCTACAAGAACGGTTAGACCTTTTTTGAAGGTAATTCTATGTTCGTTTTCGTCAAAACAGCGAAAATTTCTAATCGTTAATGATGATAAATACATATTAATCCCCTCCCATATTGCTCAAATTCAAAACAAACAACTTTATATTTTCATATTCAGATTTTATATTACTTGAAAATACATCAGTACATCTTTAATTGTTTCTACCCTTTCAGGAGTTGTATGCTTTTGCTCACACCTTAATTCTCCTACTATATTTGGGAAATCATACATTGGAAATTCCAAATTATCCAACATTTTATTATACTAATTCTACAATATTTTGGATATTCCTCCTTATTTTTTATAAATATTATGAATTCTTTTAAAATTTTACAATAGTAAAATCCTCTTTTATTTTCTATATAAGAAGTAGAAGGGGGTGAAAAAAATGAGTTTAAAAGAATATAAGTACGAATCCAAGATGAAACTCGAATTTGACGGCGGAATGGACGGAGACAAACAAATAACAAAGTTCAAGACTTACGGCAATATAAAACCGGATACTGATAACGAAAAATTTTATCAGGTTGCCGGCTCTATATCGGCTCTTCAATCTCTTCCCCTGCTTAAAGTGAAAAGAATCGAAGAAATTGAATTAGAGGAAGAATAATTCAAATATATAAAATCAGGAAAGGAGGAATGAATTCAAATGGCGGAATCAAAAATTCAGATGAATTTCAAAACGAGCGGAAATAAAAAAATCAGCATATCCGTGGATAACCCGAAAGAAAACCTTACTTCCGAAGAAATCAAAAATGTGATGGACAGCATAGTCACAGCGAATATATTCGACTATAAAGGAGAAAGTTTAGCGGAAGTGGTTAACGCAAAGATAATAACTACGGAAACAGAAGAAATAACATTCTAAAAAAATAAAATAAATTCTACGCCGGCGGTTGTGATAACTGCCGGTGTAGAAATATACTTAAAGGAAAAATATACCGTCCGGAGCCTATGCCGGAACGGATGCCAATACCGATTAATATATAATAATGTAAAGCCTACCAAAATTTATTTAGGAGTCTAAAATGGCCTTAACCAAAAATTCATACAAAGAAATTAAAAATGGCAATGTACACAAAAAAGAAGAACTTCTAAGAAAACTAAAACCTTTAATTATAAAAAGCATCAGAAAATATTACAATGACTTTTCTCAATATGAAGATCTGCTTCAACAAGGATATGAAGTAATCCTCAACGGAATAGACGAATTTGACGAAGAAAAAGATGTTAACTTTTTATGGTTTATAAAAATGAAACTTAAATTTTATTACCTTGATAAACATAAATACAAAAAAGAAAAACCTTCCTCATTAAATAAACCTATCGGAGAAGACGGGGATGAAATTTTGGATTTGATTTCCGACACAGACAAATCTCCTTTGGATAAAGTTTTGGAAAAAGAAAGAAAGACACATTTAAGAAAAGCGATGAGAGTATTAACCCAAAGGCAAAGAAAAATAATCATCTATTATTATATAAAAAACAAAAGCATAAAAGAGATATCCCGTATATTGAAAATATCCTACAGAACCGTGATTAACACCAAAACAACAGCATTGAAAAAACTGAGAAAACAAATGGAAAATTAATATAAATAAGCCGGGAAGATTTTATGCTCACACATAAAACCCTTTCGGCTGTATATACATATAAGCTAAAAAAGCATTAGTATATCAACTTACAAATAAATAAAACTTATGGACAATAAAGCATCCATTTTCGCACTCTGATATCATTTCACCATATCAAGATCCGGCAAACAAAACGTCCCCTTGCCTCTATAAGCTCTGTCCTCGTATTCTTGATAACACCTGTTTTAAGATTATCCGGAACAAGAATACGGGTTACACCGCCAAAGAATGAGTACGCATGCATATGAGCCTCTATCCAGTGATTGGATTTCATATCCGGGAAAGCTTCAGCATATCCGTACAGACTGCATGGAAGTACGGCAACAAATAAATATGCCGATATGTCACTGGTATTGGCAATATCATAAACCTTAATGGTATCACCTGCCCAGTCCACTTCCATTGTTTCTCCGGGCTTACGCTTGACTCTGAGTGTTGCTTTCTTTGATGCGGCATAAGCATGGTACTTGTCATTGAACTGCGTGTGCTGATACGGAATCGTATCTTCTGTCTCACATTTGGCACAGTATTCTGCCCACAAAAGAGAAAGTGTTACACCCGGCTTGGCAAGCTCGTTGTAGACATACTCATAGTCAGGGAGCCGTCTTCCTTCATTGTTACCTCTGTCCGGATAAAACAGATGCTCAATGTCACTGTTTGTCAGTGCGTCAGGAATAGGCCATCCCAGAGAATGCGTTTCTGCAAGCTTAATCACTTCAGAAACCGTGTTGCGAGAGCAACTTAAACTATTGGCAATGGCAACATTGCTAAACTCCAGACTTTTTAGTCTGATGATTTCTCGATAATCAGTCATGGTTATCGACCTCCTGTAATGAATTTACACATTTTATGTGCATAAATTCATTATAGAGGACTGCACTCCACAGCGGAAACACCTGCTCTGAAATATCGGATTTAGGTGCTCTGAATTTCCGGAAAGAGTGCACTTTCTAAACGGAATATTCATTCTATTCAGCCTGATTTTTTATTCTTGTTTTTCATAGGCTACTTTACACTATCAAATTAAATATTTTAAATTTTATGAAAATAACTAACCTACTTTAATTAAAAGTCAGTGAATTAATCTGCCATTATATCTCTATTTGTTCCTTTTAAAATAGAAATTGTGCCATTCCAATCATTCCAAATAAATTTCCAACAAATTATTCTAAAATTCACTATAAATATTCTACAATATTCCAAACATTCCTCTTTATTTTTTATAAATATTACTTAAAATCTTACTTTATCTTCTGCACAAAAAATAATAGGATAGTTATATTCCCTCATCTGCCTTTGCCAGTGCTCTATCTTTAATATTTAATTCCTTTTCAATATCTTTAACATTACCTTTTTATTCCTTCAGAGCAGATTTAAGTTCTCGAAAATCTTCAGCAATATCTTGATTGGCTTTAATACATTGGTTCTCCCTCCTCTGAGTACATACCTTCCATATCTAAAGTATTTAGATAATTCTGCTTCCATAAGAATTAAGGTTTCAAATTTATATTATATGACAACTATCCTAACACATAGAGAGCGTCCTGAGCCAGTGGAAAAGTCACTATTTTAAAAAATCATTCTGGTATCTCTCTGTGTTATGTGAATTACATACAATTATTCTTTTCCTCATTTTCAATAGTAACTTTAATTCTTCTATTTATATAGTTTATTTGTTTATTATAAGATAACGCAAATAATATAATTAAGGCCATACATAGAAATAAGTTCTGCCATCTTTTTATAAACAAACAATCCCTGATCAAAGCATTCCATATAATAAAAATTCCATAAACAATAAATAAAGAAAGAAAAGTACGATAAGTATTGTTAGTTTCAGACAATATATCAACTTTCGGATCTTTATAACTTGCTAATACAAAATTATCATAAGGCATAAATGTAATAATTTTAAGTTTCTTACATATTGGTTCAACTACAACTGAACCGAATCGACTTACTACAATTCCAATAAAATAATAAACAAACAAATTTTCAACCAAGCTATTCCCTAACAATAAAGAATATTTGATTCTTTTTCTAATAAGAAAACATAGTATTACCCCAGGTAATAAATTATTTAGTAGGTTATAAGAACTAATCTTATCTAAAAATCTTTCCAAAGCCTATATTCCTCCCATTACGTTAATATAAGTTTTTATACCTGAACTTTACAATATTT is a genomic window of Acidilutibacter cellobiosedens containing:
- a CDS encoding DUF1659 domain-containing protein → MKPDTDNEKFYQVAGSISGLQSLPLLKVKRIEEIELEKE
- a CDS encoding ISLre2 family transposase yields the protein MYNSIQHFNEFGVKKIENEIKNFMEGNKNIVGLILALQKILFELGRDIITEVLENMDEYLRNSGVRKKKWEIVRKDKNRILTSFGIVTYERTYFKPKMGGKRHHLVDDMVGIKPHEKMSEDVIINAVDEAAESSYRKAGEKASYMNEISKQAVMDKIHNLDFTTTETKKYKKKDIKTLYIEADEDHVHLQQKGINKSKYNIAMPKIVYVHEGIDAEKSSKSRKRLKNVKYFGGMYENTEKLWLEAADYIDKQYNMNYVEKIYISGDGASWIRQGVKWIEKSKFVLDGYHLKKCIITATAHLNNEIIRQELKDAVDWPDREEVKKVFKEILSLTENKTKKGAVKRAEQYILNNWDGIEIRAEEGIGIIGCSTEGHVSHIFSSRLSSRPKGWSKIGVGKMSKLLIYKGNGGKVYDLVMAQKMKREKEEKEQIQDELIKEARSIANRYNDTWDIRPTAIVRGEKTGLYNEIRAIMGRI
- a CDS encoding UvrD-helicase domain-containing protein, whose product is MEIDRLKEIEITDEDIQWVEETLGHEVHFDSTRVNIIKNMYSVDIQAFPGSGKTTILVAKLAILAKKWPYDNLGICVLSHTNVAREEIEERLGNNEIGRKLLSYPHFIGTLHSFFDTYVALPWIRSKGLNIDLINTEYVNFLRWMRLSYETRYYLKRQRKNESICSYKGCIGEIDLDKGGETKAKILDVIEKTQKEGYFTFDEMLLYAKQALEELDGISSSIQQRFPILFIDEAQDTDSFQWDLLEKAFNKDGICSIRQGYGDSNQAIYNNLYVDDESSHFPREGALVLNESMRFDSRIAKLANTVALSKERMDGTENVFSEGKIAHTIFLFQKDKAPQVIDEFGQLILNTFSDKEISEYQKEGCHVVGMVHCKKEDTPEKQFPKGIYDYWELYEPEKASKSMVHKFLIQYFRYGIIEFQRSGERSLQVEWISKGLRRLINKAKKCNYVPVSGNIFASLLKVLPDDCQTDFRKMVYELSGTSDAISKSKWNSMLGVMKQMLKLFDITISQDIEEFIKWIDEENNEVQDGGKIGKVLPNHYIYTDKETQRIVDIEFGSIHSVKGRTHLATLVLETFLKTHNMKAILKFLCATPPKSVGKNQKRLRCQYVAMTRARALLCLDRVKLL
- a CDS encoding ATP-dependent nuclease — its product is MYLSSLTIRNFRCFDENEHRITFKKGLTVLVGENDSGKSAIMDAIKIVFGTTDLNWHRIETDDFYNEDTAREIEIVCKFEDLTEGEMGAFLECLTYEDVEKKTPCLYLYWKCKYLTTFKPLRPISNISTGKKGIGAAPSAEARELLRTTYLRALRDAYSDMQSGKHSRLSQIMRNTSVVDKGEDKYEEGKDLHSLSLVGIANLSNELLADHPALNSINKEITTILSEQMLLKRDTIKTRLEVTDTNSNNLQKEIALLEKLDLAVDKDACSMQGKVGLGTSNVLSMACELLLHKKAEKDNKSCFLLIEEPEAHIHAQRQLKLIQSLENEAEKSNRQIIITTHSPLLASAVKLNNIVIVKSGDVYSLAEDYTMLESDDYVFLEKYLDATKANLFFARSVVIVEGPGEMLLLPTLAKLLDCSFTDYGVSLVDVRSKGLRRYARIFQRKESQKELDINVACITDRDVMPDCAPRICINEQYTENKNTWPNKSKRVWRAESDYTLEKAKEHLKKIKEKTDGQKVRTFIAGHWTLEYDLAYIGLEYEDMKDILIDALMKVSYVKSNRDENKRKFIELMNSCKTIEEKASHFYSFFTSKKASKADFAQQLAYDLERKYMGKADELKDKIPQYLVKAIKYVTKR
- a CDS encoding DUF1659 domain-containing protein; its protein translation is MSLKEYKYESKMKLEFDGGMDGDKQITKFKTYGNIKPDTDNEKFYQVAGSISALQSLPLLKVKRIEEIELEEE
- a CDS encoding DUF2922 domain-containing protein, translating into MAESKIQMNFKTSGNKKISISVDNPKENLTSEEIKNVMDSIVTANIFDYKGESLAEVVNAKIITTETEEITF
- a CDS encoding RNA polymerase sigma factor; this translates as MALTKNSYKEIKNGNVHKKEELLRKLKPLIIKSIRKYYNDFSQYEDLLQQGYEVILNGIDEFDEEKDVNFLWFIKMKLKFYYLDKHKYKKEKPSSLNKPIGEDGDEILDLISDTDKSPLDKVLEKERKTHLRKAMRVLTQRQRKIIIYYYIKNKSIKEISRILKISYRTVINTKTTALKKLRKQMEN
- a CDS encoding DDE-type integrase/transposase/recombinase codes for the protein MTDYREIIRLKSLEFSNVAIANSLSCSRNTVSEVIKLAETHSLGWPIPDALTNSDIEHLFYPDRGNNEGRRLPDYEYVYNELAKPGVTLSLLWAEYCAKCETEDTIPYQHTQFNDKYHAYAASKKATLRVKRKPGETMEVDWAGDTIKVYDIANTSDISAYLFVAVLPCSLYGYAEAFPDMKSNHWIEAHMHAYSFFGGVTRILVPDNLKTGVIKNTRTELIEARGRFVCRILIW